One Saccharomyces eubayanus strain FM1318 chromosome VIII, whole genome shotgun sequence genomic window carries:
- the BFR1 gene encoding Bfr1p gives MSSQQHKFKRPDVSIRDKKLDTLNVQLKKIDTEINLIRKQVDQHQVNDGTQQERKKLQDKSREIIKTQAELKNRRSNIHDSIKQLDAQIKRKNNQIEEKLGKKAKISSTAEAKQRINEIEDSIASGDLSLVQEKLLVKEMQSLNKLIKDLVNIDPIRKSVDADKAKINQLKEELNGLNPKEVSSQFEENQEKLNDIHSKTQGVYDKRQNLFNKRTALYKKRDELYTQIRQIRADFDNEFKSFRAKLDKERLKREEEHKLSKLLEQKDVDMGKLQEKLTHAKIAAFTYEIGAIENSLLVLDPTYVKPKKNILADLNETVLETKPARKVVADDLVLVTPKKDDFVNVAPSKSKKHKKKNQQKNTENEQPASIFNKLDGKFTLEPTLIATLAELDVTVPINNDDVKITIEQLKKKHEELLSKQEEQTKQNIESVEKEIEKLNLDYSNKEQQVKKELEEKRLKEQEEAEKDKEN, from the coding sequence ATGTCCTCCCAACAACATAAGTTCAAGCGTCCAGACGTCTCTATCAGGGACAAGAAACTGGACACTCTTAACGttcaattgaagaaaatcgaCACCGAAATCAATTTGATCAGAAAGCAAGTTGATCAACACCAGGTCAACGATGGCACTCAACAAGAACGTAAGAAGTTGCAAGACAAGAGTAGAGAAATTATCAAGACTCAAGCTGAATTGAAGAACCGTAGAAGCAACATTCATGATTCTATTAAGCAATTGGATGCTCAAATcaagagaaagaacaaCCAAATCGAGGAAAAGTTGGGCAAAAAGGCTAAGATCTCCTCCACCGCAGAAGCCAAGCAAAGAATTAATGAAATCGAAGATTCCATTGCCTCCGGTgatctttctttggtgCAGGAAAAACTACTAGTCAAAGAAATGCAATCTTTAAACAAATTGATCAAGGACTTGGTTAACATCGACCCTATTAGAAAGTCCGTCGACGCTGACAAGGCCAAGATCAATCAGTTGAAGGAAGAATTGAACGGATTGAACCCAAAGGAAGTCTCTAGCCAATTCGAGGAAAACCAAGAGAAATTGAATGACATTCATTCAAAGACTCAAGGTGTTTACGATAAAAGACAAAACTTGTTCAACAAGCGTACTGCCTTGTATAAGAAACGTGACGAATTGTACACTCAAATTAGACAAATCAGAGCTGACTTCGACAACgaattcaaatctttcaGAGCTAAATTGGACAAGGAGCGTTTAAAGcgtgaagaagaacacaAGCTTTCCAAATTATTGGAACAAAAAGATGTTGACATGGGCAAAttgcaagaaaaattgactCACGCCAAGATCGCTGCTTTCACCTACGAAATTGGAGCTATCGAGAATTCCTTACTTGTCTTGGACCCAACCTATGTGAAAcctaagaaaaatattttggctGACTTGAACGAAACTGTTTTGGAAACCAAGCCTGCCAGAAAAGTTGTTGCTGATGATTTAGTCTTGGTCACCCCAAAGAAGGATGATTTTGTCAATGTTGCTCCATCCAAATCTAAAAAgcacaagaagaagaaccaaCAAAAGAACACCGAAAATGAACAACCTGCAtccattttcaacaaacTCGATGGTAAGTTCACTTTGGAACCAACCTTGATTGCTACTCTAGCTGAATTGGATGTTACTGTCCCAATTAACAATGATGATGTCAAGATCACCATTGagcaattgaagaagaagcatgAAGAACTGTTGTCCAAGCAAGAAGAGCaaacaaagcaaaatattgaatctgttgaaaaggaaattgaaaaattgaatttaGATTACTCCAACAAAGAACAACAAGTAAAGAaggaattggaagaaaaaagattgaaaGAACAGgaagaagctgaaaagGACAAGGAAAATTAA
- the TOA1 gene encoding transcription initiation factor IIA large subunit → MSNAEASRAYEIIVESVVNEVREDFENAGIDEQTLQDLKNIWQKKLTETKVTTFSWDNQFNESNVNGVQNDLNFNLSTPNINSNEFNIKEENGGNERLILPNANANANANANNSMSHTGGTNTGNNTGDASNDTGARTDMSTDANTNTDTTTASGPNIEVKPEIEITIENAHINTVESVDGEEEKEGEEEEKTQKEKEQIEQVKLQAKKEKRSALLDTDEVGSELDDSDDDYLISEGEEDGPDENLMLCLYDKVTRTKARWKCSLKDGVVTINRNDYTFQKAQVEAEWV, encoded by the coding sequence ATGTCGAATGCAGAAGCCAGCAGAGCGTATGAAATCATCGTAGAGTCCGTTGTGAATGAAGTAAGAGAGGACTTTGAAAATGCTGGTATAGATGAACAAACTCTACAAGATCTGAAGAATATTTGGCAAAAAAAGCTTACAGAGACTAAAGTGACTACTTTCTCATGGGATAATCAATTCAATGAGAGCAACGTTAATGGTGTACAGAACGATTTAAATTTTAATCTTTCTACGCCCAATATAAATTCCAATGAGTTCAATATTAAGGAGGAAAATGGCGGTAACGAAAGATTGATTCTACCCAATGCCAATGCCAATGCCAATGCCAATGCCAATAACAGCATGTCTCACACTGGAGGGACTAATACTGGTAATAATACGGGAGATGCAAGTAACGACACAGGTGCCCGTACAGACATGAGTACAGATGCAAACACAAATACAGATACAACTACAGCTAGCGGGCCGAACATTGAAGTAAAACCGGAGATAGAAATAACCATCGAAAACGCCCATATAAATACCGTAGAAAGTGTAGATggagaagaggaaaaggagggagaagaggaggaaaaAACCCAGAAGGAAAAGGAGCAGATAGAGCAAGTAAAATTGCAAgcaaagaaggaaaaaagaagtgcATTGTTAGATACGGATGAGGTGGGTTCTGAATTAGATGATTCTGACGACGACTATCTAATTTCTGAGGGCGAAGAAGATGGACCAGATGAGAACTTAATGCTCTGTTTATACGATAAAGTCACAAGGACCAAAGCTAGGTGGAAGTGTAGTTTGAAGGATGGGGTAGTGACCATTAATAGAAACGACTACACCTTTCAAAAGGCTCAGGTTGAAGCAGAATGGGTATAA
- the MRM1 gene encoding Mrm1p: MTSLANAVFKRYLAVRPSAHQAVQARGKKKSSSSFDKFFPQQGNGRKKQWEVLNEDKASWFKRKYAHVHAREQDHTADPYGKRKAHVDKLKEIKVQAKLDQKRHKSKFPNRNIVQKLLNDNPLLEYVYGTNSVYAALLNPGRSSHSRVLYYGSIPAKILQKVNELKIATELVDKHRLNLLTNYGVHNNIALETKPLQPLEIAYLGDVDTTAADLTIHESGFDNEEVVHSLPYSTREDSKGFPLGLYLDEITDPHNIGAIVRSAYFLGADFIVMSRRNCSPLTPVVCKTSSGALELLPIFYVDKPLEFFTKSQEMGGWTFVTSHLADATAEKYTTGKALSVHDLNGMCTKLPVVLVVGSESQGVRTNLKMRSDFFVEIPFAGSGTHERDPDRIVDSLNVSVATALLIDNILACK; encoded by the coding sequence ATGACTTCTCTGGCTAATGCGGTGTTCAAAAGGTATCTGGCGGTGAGGCCTAGCGCCCACCAAGCTGTCCAGGCAAGaggcaagaagaagtcgtcgtcgtcgttcGACAAGTTTTTCCCACAACAGGGCAATGGCAGGAAAAAGCAATGGGAGGTGCTGAATGAGGACAAGGCCTCGTGGTTCAAGAGGAAGTACGCTCATGTGCACGCCAGGGARCAGGACCATACAGCGGATCCGTATGGCAAGAGGAAAGCCCACGTCGATAAGCTAAAGGAAATCAAAGTCCAGGCGAAATTAGATCAAAAGAGGCACAAGTCTAAGTTCCCAAATAGGAACATTGTGCAGAAGCTCTTGAACGACAACCCCCTTTTGGAGTACGTCTACGGTACCAACAGCGTGTATGCGGCGCTGCTGAACCCTGGGAGGAGTTCCCACTCGCGTGTGCTGTACTACGGGAGCATACCGGCAAAGATCCTTCAGAAAGTCAATGAGTTGAAGATCGCGACGGAGCTTGTGGACAAGCACAGACTGAATTTGCTGACCAACTACGGGGTGCACAATAACATTGCCCTCGAGACCAAGCCCCTGCAGCCGTTGGAGATCGCATACCTGGGCGACGTGGACACCACCGCAGCGGATCTAACCATCCACGAGTCGGGCTTCGACAACGAAGAAGTCGTGCACAGTTTGCCCTACAGCACACGGGAGGACTCCAAGGGGTTCCCCCTGGGGCTGTACTTGGACGAAATCACCGATCCGCACAACATCGGGGCCATTGTAAGGAGCGCATACTTTCTTGGGGCAGACTTCATTGTGATGTCGAGGAGAAACTGTTCCCCATTGACACCCGTGGTGTGTAAAACTAGTAGTGGGGCCCTCGAGCTCCTGCCCATTTTCTACGTTGACAAGCCGCTGGAGTTCTTCACCAAGTCGCAAGAAATGGGAGGCTGGACGTTCGTCACGAGCCACTTGGCTGACGCTACCGCAGAAAAGTACACGACAGGGAAGGCGCTCAGCGTACATGACCTGAACGGCATGTGCACCAAGCTGCCCGTTGTGCTGGTGGTGGGGAGTGAAAGCCAAGGTGTAAGAACCAACCTCAAGATGAGGAGCGACTTCTTCGTCGAAATTCCCTTTGCCGGTTCCGGGACTCACGAGCGGGATCCCGACCGCATTGTAGACTCGCTCAACGTGAGTGTGGCCACTGCACTGTTAATAGACAATATCCTCGCCTGTAAATAG
- the SLK19 gene encoding Slk19p, translating into MDELPTTPVRLIIGEPQQREQESGNSLQQHKQPVSHSDSHAVSDSNYEFSSPGSSQFIIHPHEPLSKKREFPEDLDRSIDYGRTPPRNSNTNNNPLENIDINKMFDDTKPAAGATRVDETEDSNGKHVFALNNSPIRIEMSSPEKQSDKSSNEGEENRHNGHVNKKLKLQLESVPDLKRSSTENGTNNKEEIMSSPMAIDMIDTNVSPNKFILNDGIARNESFSINADKLNLENDINDKQEEEDFIKSNTNNVGDNDVDCDKEHEEGSDITNSHINRLTPLYETSARNSNNDGEDRNHYDNDSQFDIRHDNFQIVAKRNEELTDQIYQLNQNLNSLISKNESVSFQYEKLSKNHQHLIDSTNEKIERLNTERENGIIKVEKFKKRIKELNTEIKVLNSNQKILQEKFDDSITDLDQLKNEHEKTVNNFQRNEKLLNDKNVELENMKEELSINLDKLSESQVNINDLSSRVAQLNDKIGDIHNTLDSKEDELNNLKLSLKETLSMSKDFDDADLITQLNELISTKNTLQQKLSDLGSLNDDNLKNLNDKLTENKNTLSLKDAEINSLNSEINELKKQIDLKDEEFKTWHNNYENVEDEAKIRSAEVTELNKDIEDLKESKLQLLETISELENKVLKVENGYNLEKEKFEKTSLELESLQLKNSNIQAEHIKELENLHENLVSLQNELGISSDRITILTKENETLKEQNSSTSNSVAVSNNQKNKDDEHIKSLERQIQDWKEKYDMKEKDTNKRLKLLAEDLYIQYSSKHEQKVKLLKKGYENKFQSKFDQLSLENKSLLEEIDQLNKQLNSEREEKQELLKLLESEKK; encoded by the coding sequence ATGGACGAATTGCCCACCACACCGGTCAGGCTTATAATAGGAGAGCCTCAGCAACGCGAACAGGAATCAGGTAACAGTTTGCAACAGCATAAGCAGCCAGTGTCTCACTCGGATTCACATGCCGTATCAGATTCGAATTATGAATTTAGCTCCCCCGGCTCTTCCCAATTTATTATACATCCCCACGAACCATTGAGTAAGAAGAGAGAATTTCCAGAAGATTTAGACCGGTCGATTGATTATGGTAGAACACCACCCCGTAACAGcaatactaataataatccgttggaaaatattgatataaacaaaatgtTTGACGATACTAAGCCCGCTGCGGGTGCTACCCGTGTCGATGAAACTGAAGATTCGAATGGCAAGCACGTCTTTGCTTTGAATAATTCGCCTATCAGAATTGAAATGTCCTCTCCAGAAAAGCAAAGTGATAAAAGTTCTAATGAAGGTGAGGAAAATAGACACAACGGCCATGTCAATAAAAAGCTAAAATTACAATTGGAATCGGTACCTGACCTAAAACGAAGCTCGACCGAAAATGGTACTAATAATAAGGAAGAGATTATGTCATCTCCAATGGCAATTGATATGATTGACACCAACGTAAGTCCAAATAAGTTCATTTTAAATGATGGGATTGCAAGAAATGAGAGCTTCAGCATCAACGCTGACAAACTCAATTTAGAAAACGATATTAATgacaaacaagaagaagaagacttTATAAAATCAAACACTAACAATGTCGGTGATAACGATGTTGATTGCGACAAAGAACATGAAGAGGGAAGTGACATAACAAATTCGCATATAAACAGGCTCACCCCGCTATATGAAACTTCTGCAAGGAACTCGAATAACGACGGAGAGGACAGAAACCACTACGATAATGACAGTCAATTTGATATTAGACATGACAACTTTCAGATTGTTGCAAAGAGAAACGAGGAACTAACAGATCAAATTTATCAGTTGAATCAAAACTtgaattctttgatttccaaaaaCGAGTCCGTATCTTTTCAGTATGAGAAATTGAGTAAAAATCATCAACATCTCATAGATTCAACAAacgaaaaaattgaaaggTTAAATacagaaagagaaaatggCATTATCAAAGTGGagaagttcaaaaaaaggatCAAAGAACTGAATACTGAAATTAAAGTATTGAACtccaatcaaaaaatactacaagaaaaatttgatgacTCAATAACTGATTTAGATCAATTAAAGAATGAACATGAAAAGACTGTTAATAATTTTCAACGAAATGAAAAGCTTTTGAATGACAAGAACGTAGAACTGGAAAACATGAAAGAGGAATTAAGTATCAACCTCGACAAACTATCCGAATCACAAGtaaatataaatgattTGAGTTCTCGTGTAGCACAATTGAATGACAAGATCGGAGATATTCATAACACTTTAGACTCCAAGGAAGACGAATTgaacaatttgaaattgagtCTAAAAGAAACTTTATCAATGTCTAAAGATTTTGACGATGCAGACCTTATAACACAACTTAATGAACTAATATCTACAAAGAATACCttacaacaaaaactaAGTGATTTAGGTAGCCTGAATGATGATAATTTAAAAAACTTAAATGACAAATTAAcggaaaataaaaacacaCTAAGTCTAAAAGATGCAGAGATAAATTCTTTGAATAGTGAAATAAATGAactaaagaaacaaatcgatttgaaagatgaagaattcaagACATGGCATAACAACTATGAGAATGTAGAAGATGAAGCCAAGATACGCAGTGCTGAAGTTACGGAATTGAATAAAGACATcgaagatttgaaagaatccAAGTTACAGTTACTTGAAACAATTTCAGAATTAGAGAATAAAGTCCTTAAAGTTGAAAATGGATATAATTTGGAGAAGGAGAAATTTGAGAAAACTTCATTAGAGTTAGAAAGTTTACAACTGAAAAATAGTAACATCCAAGCAGAACACATTAAGGAGTTAGAGAATCTTCATGAGAATCTTGTCTCTCTACAAAATGAACTGGGCATATCGTCGGACAGAATAACAATACTaacaaaagagaatgaGACACTCAAAGAGCAAAATAGCAGTACTAGTAACAGTGTCGCTGTAAGCAAcaatcaaaagaataaagatgatgagCATATTAAGTCGTTAGAGAGACAAATCCAAGATTGGAAGGAAAAGTACgatatgaaagaaaaggatacAAATAAAAGGTTAAAACTATTAGCAGAAGACTTATACATCCAGTATTCATCTAAACATGAACAAAAGGtcaaattattgaaaaaaggctatgaaaataaatttcaaagcaaatttgatcaattgagcttagaaaataaaagcctcttagaagaaattgatcaattgaATAAACAGTTAAATTctgaaagagaagaaaaacaggAGTTACTCAAGCTATTAGAAAgtgagaaaaaatga
- the MCA1 gene encoding Ca(2+)-dependent cysteine protease MCA1, with translation MYPGRGNYTYNNSNDNGGYQRPMGAPPNQQFAPPPGPPPRDYNRPTYPPPQFQQQQAQSQLNNGYNNPNMDASNMYGPPQNMSMPPPQAQTIQGVDQQYQYSQCTGRRKALIIGINYIGSRNALRGCINDAHNIFNFLTNGYGYNPDDIVMLTDDQNDMVRVPTRANMLRAMQWLVKGAQPNDSLFFHYSGHGGQTEDLDGDEEDGMDDVIYPVDFESQGQIIDDEMHDIMVKPLQQGVRLTALFDSCHSGTVLDLPYTYSTKGVIKEPNIWKDVGQDGLQAALSYATGNRAALMGSLGSIFKTVKGGMGNNVDRERVKQIKFSPADIVMLSGSKDNQTSADAVEDGQNTGAMSHAFIKVITLQPQQSYLSLLQNMRKELAAKYSQKPQLSSSHPIDVNLQFIM, from the coding sequence ATGTATCCTGGCAGGGGAAATTACACATACAACAACTCTAATGATAATGGTGGGTACCAGCGCCCCATGGGCGCCCCTCCTAACCAACAATTTGCACCTCCACCAGGCCCTCCGCCTAGGGACTACAACAGGCCCACGTATCCACCTCCACAATTCCAACAGCAGCAGGCACAATCTCAATTGAATAACGGGTACAACAATCCAAATATGGACGCTTCCAATATGTATGGTCCACCGCAGAACATGTCGATGCCTCCACCGCAAGCGCAAACCATACAGGGTGTAGATCAGCAATATCAGTACTCCCAATGTACCGGGCGCAGAAAGGCATTGATTATCGGTATCAACTACATAGGTTCGAGAAACGCGCTGCGTGGCTGTATCAACGATGCTCACAAcatctttaattttttgactaATGGGTACGGTTATAATCCAGATGACATTGTCATGTTAACGGACGATCAAAACGATATGGTCAGGGTCCCAACCAGGGCCAATATGCTCAGGGCCATGCAGTGGCTTGTTAAGGGTGCGCAGCCCAATGattctttgttcttccaTTATTCCGGTCATGGTGGACAGACGGAAGATTTGGATGgagacgaagaagatggaaTGGATGATGTTATATATCCGGTAGACTTTGAATCTCAAGGGCAGATCATCGACGATGAAATGCATGATATCATGGTAAAGCCTTTACAACAGGGTGTTAGACTAACAGCCTTGTTTGATTCCTGTCACTCAGGTACAGTTTTGGATCTACCATACACTTACTCTACCAAGGGGGTCATCAAAGAACCCAATATCTGGAAGGACGTCGGCCAAGATGGGCTGCAAGCTGCGCTTTCGTATGCTACGGGAAACAGGGCTGCGTTAATGGGATCTTTGGGCTCCATATTCAAAACTGTTAAAGGTGGCATGGGCAATAATGTCGATAGAGAACGTGTCAAACAAATCAAATTCTCACCTGCGGATATTGTTATGTTGTCGGGTTCTAAGGATAATCAAACTTCAGCAGATGCTGTGGAAGATGGCCAGAACACAGGCGCGATGTCGCATGCCTTTATCAAGGTGATCACTTTACAACCACAGCAATCGTATTTGTCTCTGCTACAAAATATGAGAAAAGAATTAGCTGCTAAGTACTCTCAAAAGCCACAATTGTCATCGTCACATCCTATTGATGTTAATTTGCAATTTATTATGTAG
- the HIS3 gene encoding imidazoleglycerol-phosphate dehydratase HIS3: MSEQKALVKRITNETKIQIAIALKGGPLALEHSIFPAREADAVAEQATQSQVINVQTGIGFLDHMVHALAKHAGWSLIVECIGDLHIDDHHTTEDCGIALGQAFKEALGAVRGVKRFGSGFAPLDEALSRAVVDLSNRPYAVVELGLQREKVGDLSCEMISHFLESFAEASRITLHVDCLRGKNDHHRSESAFKALAVAIREATSPNGTNDVPSTKGVLM; encoded by the coding sequence ATGTCAGAGCAAAAGGCCCTAGTGAAGCGTATTACAAACGAAACCAAAATCCAGATTGCGATCGCCCTGAAGGGTGGTCCGCTGGCGCTGGAACACTCGATCTTCCCAGCACGGGAGGCGGACGCAGTTGCAGAGCAGGCCACGCAGTCGCAGGTGATCAACGTCCAGACAGGCATCGGGTTCCTGGACCACATGGTCCACGCCCTGGCCAAGCACGCCGGGTGGTCGCTGATCGTCGAGTGCATCGGGGACCTGCACATCGACGACCACCACACCACCGAGGATTGTGGGATCGCGTTGGGACAAGCCTTCAAAGAGGCCTTAGGGGCCGTGCGTGGTGTGAAGCGGTTCGGTTCAGGGTTCGCACCCTTGGACGAGGCTCTGTCCAGGGCCGTGGTCGACCTCTCGAACAGGCCGTACGCGGTGGTCGAGCTTGGCCTGCAGAGAGAGAAGGTCGGTGACCTCTCCTGCGAGATGATCTCGCACTTTCTCGAAAGCTTCGCAGAGGCCAGCAGAATCACCCTGCACGTGGACTGTCTGCGGGGCAAGAACGATCACCACCGCAGCGAGAGCGCCTTCAAGGCCCTCGCCGTGGCCATCAGAGAGGCAACCTCCCCCAACGGCACCAACGACGTGCCCTCCACCAAGGGTGTTCTCATGTAG
- the PEX27 gene encoding Pex27p, whose protein sequence is MNSNFTDINTGALTFINKEAEDESWEQLRREFNTLFSNLRTENKEEGEPIHNETEEAKKPIILHDHDNSSSLNQRKTLNFSCNGNFKQVGNSNDMRKCHIKKVLQAKLIFNTLEGKEVFLKISQHTLGLISLLLRKAKFRVPILSSKLRSVALQLSIFRYLLRFGNFAVTLYRFIKTFREFREMDRSNFQKRLLFFCQKGFKFRDVIEFFYSLTDELILFEKLKNISYREQTLKTSVSKPTLFIKRQHNILWEVLNILDASKSILQWQKLMKDEIYLSLFNLSDNEKKKHKLEYKLLVSNKVNLNLQKNIVTWDFYKIIFNLLSNLINIMGKRREFKAGLTYEILSVSSGITDFIRLWNQARLALTKDCTSVC, encoded by the coding sequence ATGAATTCCAATTTCACAGACATAAATACCGGTGCTTTAACGTtcataaataaagaagctGAAGATGAATCGTGGGAGCAGTTGAGACGAGAGTTTAACACATTATTCAGTAATTTGAGAACAGAGAATAAGGAAGAAGGAGAACCCATTCACAATGAAACGgaagaagccaagaaaCCAATAATTTTACATGACCACGATAATTCAAGTTCCCtgaatcaaagaaaaactcttaatttttcatgTAATGGAAATTTTAAGCAAGTGGGTAATTCTAATGATATGAGGAAATGCCATATCAAAAAAGTTCTTCAAGCAAAATTAATTTTCAATACTCTTGAAGGCAAAGAagttttcttgaaaatatctCAGCATACATTAGGTCTAATAAGTTTACTGTTAAGGAAGGCGAAATTCCGAGTACCAATTCTTTCATCTAAATTACGATCTGTTGCATTACAATTGAGTATATTTCGGTACTTGTTGAGGTTTGGAAACTTTGCGGTAACTTTATATAGATTTATCAAGACATTTCGCGAATTTAGGGAGATGGATAgatcaaattttcaaaaaagattactttttttttgtcaaaaAGGGTTCAAGTTTCGTGATgttattgaatttttttatagtttGACTGATGAGCTAATATTGTTcgaaaaactaaaaaacaTATCCTATAGAGAACAAACACTTAAAACTAGTGTTAGCAAACCTACGCTCTTTATTAAACGGCAACACAACATTTTGTGGGAAGTCCTAAACATACTCGATGCATCCAAAAGCATTCTTCAATGGCAAAAACTCATGAAAGATGAGATTTATTTAAGCCTATTCAATCTAAGTgacaatgaaaagaaaaaacacaaGTTAGAGTATAAACTACTTGTCAGTAACAAAGTCAACTtaaatttgcaaaaaaatatcgtGACATGGGATTTTTACAAGATAATATTCAATCTGTTATCCAATCTAATTAATATCATGGGTAAAAGGAGAGAATTTAAGGCAGGCCTAACTTATGAAATACTTTCAGTAAGTTCCGGTATCACTGATTTCATCAGGCTATGGAATCAGGCTAGACTGGCTCTAACTAAGGACTGTACAAGCGTTTGTTAA
- the LIP5 gene encoding lipoate synthase: protein MYKPSARVLCFERHARWLSSSIRRGTSATPPIGSNELNTDSDRGNARAAADVEGVASRLSAAPPARKPRENRRRITEFKDALNLGPSFADFVSGKASDMILDPLEKARQNTEEAKKLPRWLKVPIPKGTNYHKLKGDVKELKLSTVCEEARCPNIGECWGGKDKSKATATIMLLGDTCTRGCRFCSVKTNRAPSKPDPMEPENTAEAIKRWGLGYVVLTTVDRDDLIDGGANHLAETVRRIKQKAPKTLVETLSGDFRGDLKMVDIMAQCGLDVYAHNLETVEALTPHVRDRRATYRQSLSVLERAKMTVPTLLTKTSIMLGLGETDEQIIQTMRDLRDIGCDVVTFGQYMRPTKRHMKVVEYVKPEKFDYWKEKALEMGFLYCASGPLVRSSYKAGEAFIENVLNKRNKN, encoded by the coding sequence ATGTATAAACCATCGGCTAGAGTGCTatgttttgaaagacaTGCGAGATGGCTGTCATCAAGTATTAGACGTGGGACAAGCGCGACTCCGCCAATAGGATCCAACGAACTGAACACTGATTCAGATCGTGGTAATGCTAGAGCTGCAGCTGATGTTGAAGGTGTGGCAAGTCGGTTATCCGCTGCCCCCCCAGCGCGCAAACCCAGGGAGAACAGAAGAAGGATCACAGAGTTTAAAGATGCGCTTAATTTAGGCCCATCCTTTGCGGATTTTGTTTCAGGGAAGGCTTCAGACATGATCCTGGATCCACTAGAAAAGGCAAGACAGAATACAGAGGAGGCCAAAAAATTACCACGTTGGCTTAAGGTTCCTATTCCCAAAGGAACCAACTATCATAAATTAAAGGGTGATGTGAAAGAACTAAAGCTAAGTACAGTCTGTGAAGAGGCAAGGTGTCCCAATATTGGCGAATGCTGGGGTGGTAAGGATAAATCTAAGGCGACGGCTACCATTATGCTACTTGGTGATACCTGTACTCGTGGATGTAGATTTTGTTCAGTAAAAACCAATAGAGCACCTAGTAAACCTGACCCAATGGAGCCGGAGAATACCGCAGAAGCCATCAAAAGATGGGGATTGGGTTACGTTGTATTGACTACTGTTGATAGAGATGACTTGATTGATGGTGGTGCCAATCATTTAGCCGAAACCGTCCGTAGAATTAAGCAGAAGGCTCCAAAGACCCTGGTAGAAACTCTTTCCGGTGATTTCAGAGGAGATTTGAAGATGGTGGATATTATGGCACAATGCGGACTTGATGTCTATGCACACAATTTAGAAACAGTGGAAGCACTAACGCCACATGTTAGAGACAGAAGAGCTACTTATAGACAATCTTTAAGTGTTTTGGAAAGGGCGAAAATGACAGTTCCCACACTGCTTACTAAAACTTCTATAATGTTGGGTTTAGGAGAAACTGATGAACAAATTATACAAACTATGAGAGACCTGCGTGACATTGGATGTGACGTAGTTACTTTTGGCCAATACATGAGACCAACAAAGAGACACATGAAAGTCGTGGAGTATGTAAAGCCCGAAAAGTTTGACTactggaaagaaaaagcctTAGAGATGGGATTCTTGTACTGCGCTTCTGGACCCTTAGTGAGGTCTTCGTATAAAGCTGGTGAAGCATTCATTGagaatgttttgaataagagaaacaaaaactaG